GACTTTTAATCCGTAGGTTGTGGGTTCGAGTCCCACGGGGCCCACAGGGATTCCGCATCGCTTTCCCAGACGGACGTGGTGGTATGTCGGGGGCCGCGACGCCCCCCACGACGTTCGAGGAGCAACCATGACCGGAGCGCTTGCCCTGGACATCGTCCTCGTCCTGGCGCTCGCCGCCTACGCGAGCGGCATGTACCGCACGGGCCTCGTGGCCGGACTCTTCTCCCTCGCGGGGTTCCTCGGCGGCGGACTGCTCGCGTTGTGGATGCTCCCCGGGGTCCTCGCCCGCTCGGACCTGGCCGGCGGGGACCCCCTTCGCAGTGGGGTCCTGCTCGTCCTCGGCGTGCTCATCGCCGCGGCGATCGGCCAGTCGCTCGGCGCGATGGTCGGCGTCCGCCTGCGCTCGTGGGTGCGCTTCCGCCCTGCCCGGGCGCTCGATTCACTGCTGGGCGCCGCCGCCGCCCTCCTCGTCGGCGCCACCGTCGTGTGGCTGGCGGCCTCGGCCGTCGTCGGCGCCTTCCCGGGCGCCGCGCAGCCCGTGGCCGGATCCACGATCATCCAGACCATCGACCGGGCGATGCCGACGCCCGCGGACAGAGTGCTCGGCGGCGTCTACCGGGCGCTGGGTGCGACCGACGCCCCACGCGTCTTCACCGGCGTGCGGTCCGAACCGATCCGTCCGGTCGAGCCACCGGCGTCGGGTGTGGCCGAGGGACCGGGCATCGAGCAGGCGGCCGACTCGGTGGTCAAGGTGAGCGGCGTGGCGACCGGCTGCGGCCGCGGCCAGACCGGAAGCGGGTGGGTGGCGGCTCCCCGACGGGTGGTGACGAATGCCCACGTCGTGGCCGGTGTGGACCAGCCCTCGGTCCAGCTCGCCGGGAGCGGTCGGACGTACCCGGCGACGACGGTCGCCTTCGACCCGCGGCGGGACGTCGCCGTCCTCGCCGTGCCCGGCCTGGCGGCCACCCCGCTGCCCACCGGCGGGCCGCAGTCGCACGGTGACGAGGTG
The DNA window shown above is from Janibacter sp. A1S7 and carries:
- a CDS encoding MarP family serine protease; amino-acid sequence: MTGALALDIVLVLALAAYASGMYRTGLVAGLFSLAGFLGGGLLALWMLPGVLARSDLAGGDPLRSGVLLVLGVLIAAAIGQSLGAMVGVRLRSWVRFRPARALDSLLGAAAALLVGATVVWLAASAVVGAFPGAAQPVAGSTIIQTIDRAMPTPADRVLGGVYRALGATDAPRVFTGVRSEPIRPVEPPASGVAEGPGIEQAADSVVKVSGVATGCGRGQTGSGWVAAPRRVVTNAHVVAGVDQPSVQLAGSGRTYPATTVAFDPRRDVAVLAVPGLAATPLPTGGPQSHGDEVVVAGFPLGGPYDLEAGRVRELITARGAGIDGTPGVDRQVYAVNTRVEQGNSGGPLLSPSGQVVGTVFAKSQTHQSTGYALTLEETRPVLESAARATDPVSTGACAA